In Candidatus Eremiobacteraceae bacterium, the following proteins share a genomic window:
- a CDS encoding methyltransferase domain-containing protein codes for KPWVDVTTYPWGDEEFSTRYVRRANYQELYGMKETGEEVDDLITLLNVKPKARVLDLCSGNGRHAIAMALRGCKMTGIDIGPGSISLARETSRNLGLNVDYRQVDVLSISFEDAYDAAYLTCGGLSDFSPNDAKDLIGRVERALVPGGTFVVEFADAAAVSPNDVRSWRFVQAETSLFVEGSHLQLDERLYDADSKSESLRSYVVPADGHMREFARCRRFYGEDEVRAMLQAAGFADVTIADGSGPGMKKAVAKKR; via the coding sequence CAAACCGTGGGTCGATGTCACCACCTATCCGTGGGGCGACGAAGAATTTTCCACCCGCTACGTGCGGCGGGCGAACTACCAAGAGCTCTACGGCATGAAAGAGACCGGTGAAGAAGTCGACGACCTCATCACCCTGCTCAATGTCAAGCCCAAAGCGCGCGTGCTCGATCTCTGCTCCGGCAACGGCCGCCACGCCATCGCGATGGCGCTGCGCGGTTGCAAGATGACCGGCATCGACATCGGACCCGGATCGATTTCCCTCGCGCGCGAGACGTCGCGCAATCTCGGCTTGAACGTCGACTACCGCCAGGTCGACGTGCTGAGCATTTCATTTGAAGACGCGTACGATGCGGCCTACCTCACCTGCGGCGGTTTGTCGGATTTCAGCCCGAACGATGCCAAAGACCTGATCGGGCGCGTCGAGCGGGCGTTGGTCCCGGGCGGCACGTTCGTCGTCGAATTCGCCGATGCGGCAGCGGTCAGTCCGAACGACGTGCGCAGCTGGCGTTTCGTGCAGGCAGAGACATCGCTGTTCGTCGAGGGCTCGCACTTGCAACTCGACGAGCGGCTCTACGACGCGGATTCCAAATCCGAGAGCCTGCGCTCCTACGTCGTGCCTGCCGATGGCCACATGCGGGAATTCGCGCGCTGCCGGCGCTTTTACGGCGAAGACGAAGTGCGCGCGATGCTCCAGGCAGCCGGTTTTGCCGATGTCACCATCGCCGACGGCAGCGGCCCCGGCATGAAGAAGGCGGTTGCGAAAAAGCGTTAA